Proteins found in one Plasmodium sp. gorilla clade G2 genome assembly, chromosome: 14 genomic segment:
- a CDS encoding AP-1 complex subunit gamma, putative: MSIKLRDLIRNIRSCKTAAEERSVVAKECALIRTAFKEEDNIYRHRNVAKLLFINMLGYPTHFGQIECLKLIASNKFSFKRIGYLGLTILLDENTDILMLVTNSIKNDLRNSNQYINGLALCALGNIANSEMCSSLRYEILDMMNINNPYIKKKAAMCAIRILKKTNDIEELFLEKINNLLDDRNHGVLSAGISLMITLMEKKPQYKNVLRGYTNKIVKILKSCVMSGYSHGAEYDIYGINDPFLQVKILKLLKYLNSDHLNNNENEKNTNYMNNIINKNNEDNKNIYSINSEGGTTSFNEIKNFNEQNDILDDTSLSSREKLIKNVNNKQLYNNINDNMNNLNNVNNLNNLNNVNNLNNVNNVNNLNSMNIIHMDSMNNNNLYDMEEVNSVLAQVATNTDSLKNVGNAILYECVKTITYISTDPGLLVLAVNVLGKFLQNNDNNIRYVGLCTLQKLLKKDPKTLHIYRNTIIECLKDQDISIRKKALDVAFALITKDSLKIMVKELLNYLLVADIEIKSDIVSNICVSVNKYAPNIQYLLDTYIKLFCLAGNFIQDHIKDDFIYYLLQNPEFHSYVVFKIFFSIKENLDQYALIQVGIWCIGEFGDLLIQEKNVGPDQELITVTHEDVFELLDKIIIKYEQNNVKELHNINVKDPIHNILYNNKSLSILEETLNNNNNMNGNNNSNTTTNNNNNNGFNSALICCNINDNMNNDDNNIILQYILMCLNKLTVRFPSHKTKIEKMIQKYKKNKCIEIQQRACEFHEFMNPQWDQIRDSILLRIPCNKKMNRKKQQQQQQHDDDEDVPIYSDKNNDTLTNKISSIHTNNHNNSNNSYVVDLLDLDDVLGIQNTNNKNNDNVNKNISNNLTINENKLNNFNITNDSIKIGTPIASKSETNINFSSNALNLNDNNVQMGNKKNEDILADLFGNISLDKPKNNKPNESKGDGNNSLNLLLDDLTSDNLDTLNLMDENIKEKVQIKPLKIYDKNDIEIVFNFEKEYIDSEVTMIKAVYSNKSSILISSFVFEAVVPNYVKLEIFSASDKQLLPLEGNTIKQNLKIWNKLFKKKPVLMKVRLSYVKNNESFQDFINIGNFPNGL; encoded by the exons aTGTCCATTAAGTTAAGGGATTTAATACGAAATATTCGTAGCTGTAAAACAGCAGCTGAAGAAAGGTCAGTAGTAGCAAAAGAATGCGCATTGATACGTACAGCTTTTAAAgaagaagataatatatatcgaCATCGAAATGTAgctaaattattattcataaatatgTTAGGTTATCCTACTCATTTTGGACAGATAGAATGTTTGAAATTAATTGCTTCGaataaattttcatttaagAGGATTGGATATTTAGGTCTTACCATATTATTAGATGAGAATACAGATATATTAATGTTAGTAACAAAttcaataaaaaatgatttaaGAAATAGTAATCAATATATTAATGGCTTAGCTTTATGTGCTTTAGGAAATATAGCAAATAGTGAGATGTGTTCATCATTAAGATATGAGATTTTAGATATGATGAATATTAATAATccttatataaagaaaaaagcaGCTATGTGTGCTATTcgaatattgaaaaaaactAATGATATTGAAGAATTATTTctagaaaaaattaataatttactAGATGATCGAAATCATGGGGTATTAAGTGCTGGTATTAGTTTAATGATAACattaatggaaaaaaaacctcaatataaaaatgttttaagaggatatacaaataaaattgtAAAGATTCTTAAAAGTTGTGTTATGTCAGGATATTCACATGGAGCCGAGTATGATATATATGGTATAAATGATCCTTTTTTGCAagttaaaattttaaaattattaaaatatctaAATTCTGATCatcttaataataatgaaaatgaaaaaaatacaaattatatgaataatatcattaataaaaataatgaagataataaaaatatatatagtattaaTAGTGAAGGAGGAACAACAAGTTttaatgaaattaaaaattttaatgaaCAGAATGATATTTTAGATGATACTTCTTTATCGTCAAgggaaaaattaattaaaaatgtaaataataaacaattatataataatataaatgataatatgaataatttaaataatgtaaataatttaaataatttaaataatgtaaataatttaaataatgtaaataatgtaaataatttaaatagtatgaatattattcatatggattctatgaataataataatttatatgatatggAAGAAGTAAATTCAGTTTTGGCTCAAGTTGCTACCAATACagattctttaaaaaatgtagGTAATgctatattatatgaatgtgTTAAGactattacatatatatctaCTGATCCAGGTCTTCTTGTTTTAGCTGTAAATGTTTTAGGCAagtttttacaaaataatgataataatattagatATGTAGGTTTATGTACATTAcagaaattattaaaaaaagatcCTAAAaccttacatatatatagaaatacaATTATTGAATGTTTAAAAGATCAAGATATAAGTATTAGGAAAAAAGCATTAGATGTTGCATTTGCTCTTATAACGAAAGattctttaaaaattatggtaaaagaattattaaattatttactaGTAGCAGATATAGAAATCAAAAGTGATATTGTATCTAATATTTGTGTATCTGTTAATAAATATGCACCCaatatacaatatttattagatacatatataaaattattttgtttagcTGGAAATTTTATACAAGACCATATAAAAGATGATTTCATTTATTACCTTTTACAAAATCCAGAATTTCATTCATATGttgtttttaaaatttttttttcaataaaagaaaatttagATCAATATGCTCTCATACAAGTAGGTATATGGTGTATAGGTGAATTTGGTGATTTATTAattcaagaaaaaaatgtaggACCCGATCAAGAATTAATAACAGTTACTCATGAAGATGTTTTTGAATTATTAGataaaattatcataaaatatgaacaaaataatgttaaagagttacataatataaatgtaaaggatcctattcataatattttatataataataaatcattgAGCATATTAGAAGAAAcactaaataataataataatatgaatggtAACAATAACAGTAATACTactactaataataataataataatggatTTAATAGTGCACTCATATgttgtaatataaatgataatatgaataatgatgataataatattatattacaatatattttaatgtgCTTAAACAAATTAACTGTACGTTTCCCATCacataaaacaaaaattgaaaaaatgatacagaaatataaaaaaaacaaatgtaTAGAAATACAACAAAGAGCCTGTGAATTCCATGAATTCATGAACCCACAATGGGATCAAATCAGAGATTCCATTTTATTACGTATAccatgtaataaaaaaatgaataggaaaaaacaacaacaacagcAACAacatgatgatgatgaagatgtaCCAATATAtagtgataaaaataatgataccTTGACAAATAAGATAAGTTCTATACATACAAATAACCATAATAATTCGAACAATTCATATGTGGTTGATTTATTAGATCTGGATGATGTTTTAGGTATacaaaatacaaataataaaaataatgataatgtgaataaaaatataagtaataaTCTAACTATTAATGAGAATAAActgaataattttaatattactaATGATTCCATAAAAATTGGTACTCCCATTGCATCAAAAAGtgaaacaaatataaatttttcatCTAACGCACtaaatttaaatgataataatgtgCAAATGGGGAATAAAAAGAATGAGGACATTTTAGCTGACTTGTTTGGCAATATTTCATTGGACAAgccaaaaaataataaaccaAATGAATCAAAGGGAGATG GAAATAATTCTTTGAATTTACTTTTGGATGACTTAACATCGGACAACCTTGATACCTTAAAT TTGATGGATGAGAATATAAAGGAAAAGGTTCAAATAAAacctttaaaaatatatgacaaAAATGATATTGAAATTGTTTTCAATTTTGAAAAAGAATACATAGACTCAGAAGTTACAATGATTAAAGCTgtatattcaaataaatcTAGCATTTTAATATCTTCCTTTGTCTTtgaa gctGTTGTTCCTAATTATGTAAAGTTAGAAATATTTTCGGCTTCAGATAAACAATTGTTACCATTAGAAGGAAATACAATAAAACAGAATCTTAAAATATGGAATAAgttatttaagaaaaaacCTGTTCTTATGAAGGTTAGGTTATCTTATGTAAAGAATAATGAAAGTTTCCaagattttattaatataggAAATTTTCCTAATGGTTTATAA